A single genomic interval of Pyrus communis chromosome 7, drPyrComm1.1, whole genome shotgun sequence harbors:
- the LOC137741159 gene encoding uncharacterized protein isoform X1, with protein MDAGGSGTINVNDHGTVFYSKNKFQCNYCGKVVSGSTRLKYHIGGIRGDVLPCNSAPADVRELVKNNVIERKRETFGKEFGELNNSDLSRKRNCKRGASQNAGFQNRSQEVSELECEDSAAVHVSVTKRGRGAQRGDNGETRRDIISRQVQKCIGRFFYETGLEFVGVNSSSFERMIRSALGTGQLGYKIPTCDELRGWILDEEVKEMQEYVTKIRDSWATTGCSILLDGWTDEKGRSLVNFLVNCPQGPIYLCTHDISSIVGDIDAIYMVLEGVIKDVGIENVIQVVADTTTGWAGTMQKEFSSRCKDVFWTVSASHCIALILENIGMIGSTRDIFDKAKVMTKFIHGHEAVLKLLRKHTLGHDLIKPSKIRSAMPFMTLENIVSKKQNLKDMFSSPEWNMSTWASRVEGKRVADLVEGRSFWTGAEMVLNAAMPLIGILNWIFEADEPLIGYIYETMDQVKETIKEEFNKKKPDYMPIWEVVDEIWNNVLHSPLHAAGYYLNPSLFYSSDFYPDFEVSSGLLSCLGQLVQSQPIKDLIIRQLEEYAHGKGSYQEGSSRTRRRNVPPAMWWSSYGENHPELQRFAVRILSQNCDGALRYGLKRTMAEKLLTNGRNPVEQQRLKYLTSVHYNLQLQQFHAGMKSGVEAEEIDPMDDWIVDEAPDVVSQNLESSWMNLDCARALSEEGCSRFAAKTETM; from the exons atggATGCTGGGGGTAGTGGAACCATCAATGTTAATGATCATGGAACAGTTTTTTATAGTAAAAATAAATTCCAATGCAACTATTGTGGTAAGGTGGTGAGCGGTTCCACCCGTTTGAAGTACCATATCGGAGGAATCCGTGGCGACGTGTTACCATGTAATAGTGCTCCGGCTGATGTGAGGGAGCTGGTGAAAAACAATgtgattgaaagaaaaagagaaacttTTGGAAAGGAATTCGGGGAGCTGAATAACTCAGATCTTTCACGGAAGAGGAATTGTAAGCGTGGAGCTTCTCAAAATGCTGGTTTTCAGAATCGAAGCCAAGAGGTGTCGGAGTTGGAGTGTGAAGATAGTGCAGCAGTACATGTCTCTGTTACTAAACGAGGCAGAGGCGCACAACGAGGCGACAATGGGGAAACAAGAAGGGATATCATTTCGAGGCAAGTGCAAAAATGCATTGGTCGATTCTTCTATGAAACGGGGTTAGAATTTGTTGGTGTGAATTCGTCTTCCTTTGAGAGAATGATACGTTCTGCTCTTGGGACTGGTCAGCTGGGGTACAAGATACCGACCTGTGATGAGCTCAGAGGATGGATACTTGACGAAGAAGTGAAGGAGATGCAAGAGTATGTGACAAAGATTAGAGATTCATGGGCTACCACTGGATGTAGCATTTTGTTGGACGGATGGACTGATGAGAAGGGTCGAAGCCTTGTTAACTTTTTGGTCAATTGCCCTCAAGGCCCGATTTATCTTTGCACCCATGATATTTCCTCTATCGTTGGTGACATCGATGCCATATATATGGTACTTGAGGGAGTTATTAAGGATGTCGGGATTGAAAACGTGATTCAGGTTGTGGCGGATACTACAACTGGCTGGGCGGGTACAATGCAGAAGGAGTTCAGTAGTAGGTGCAAAGATGTGTTTTGGACCGTCAGTGCATCTCATTGCATTGCATTGATATTGGAGAATATTGGGATGATTGGCTCTACTAGAGATATATTTGATAAGGCCAAGGTTATGACAAAGTTCATTCATGGACACGAAGCGGTTTTGAAGCTTTTGAGGAAACATACGCTTGGCCACGACCTCATTAAGCCCTCGAAGATAAGGTCAGCAATGCCTTTTATGACTTTGGAGAACATTGTATCAAAAAAGCAAAACTTGAAAGACATGTTTTCCTCACCTGAGTGGAACATGTCAACCTGGGCTTCGCGAGTGGAGGGAAAAAGGGTAGCGGATTTAGTTGAGGGTCGCTCTTTCTGGACTGGAGCTGAGATGGTCCTGAACGCAGCTATGCCTCTCATTGGCATTCTAAACTGGATCTTTGAGGCTGACGAGCCGCTTATTGGGTACATATATGAAACAATGGATCAAGTAAAGGAGACAATTAAGGAAGAGTTCAACAAAAAGAAACCAGATTACATGCCAATCTGGGAAGttgttgatgagatatggaaCAATGTTCTCCACAGTCCTCTCCACGCGGCTGGCTATTATCTCAACCCAAGTCTCTTCTATTCAAGTGACTTTTATCCTGACTTCGAGGTTTCTTCTGGTCTTCTGAGCTGTCTTGGACAACTGGTCCAGAGTCAGCCAATCAAAGACTTAATTATCCGTCAATTGGAGGAGTATGCACACGGCAAAGGTAGTTATCAGGAGGGGAGTTCCAGAACTCGAAGAAGAAACGTTCCACCAG CTATGTGGTGGTCTAGTTATGGAGAAAATCATCCTGAACTGCAGAGGTTTGCGGTTCGAATTTTGAGTCAGAACTGCGATGGCGCTTTAAGGTATGGGCTCAAACGGACTATGGCGGAGAAACTGCTAACAAATGGAAGGAATCCTGTTGAGCAACAGCGGCTTAAATATCTTACATCTGTTCATTATAACTTGCAGTTACAGCAGTTTCATGCAGGTATGAAGAGTGGAGTTGAGGCTGAGGAGATTGATCCAATGGATGATTGGATCGTTGATGAAGCACCAGATGTTGTGTCCCAAAATCTTGAATCGTCGTGGATGAACTTGGACTGTGCTAGAGCTCTCAGCGAGGAAGGTTGTTCCAGGTTTGCTGCAAAGACGGAAACCATGTGA
- the LOC137741159 gene encoding uncharacterized protein isoform X2, giving the protein MDAGGSGTINVNDHGTVFYSKNKFQCNYCGKVVSGSTRLKYHIGGIRGDVLPCNSAPADVRELVKNNVIERKRETFGKEFGELNNSDLSRKRNCKRGASQNAGFQNRSQEVSELECEDSAAVHVSVTKRGRGAQRGDNGETRRDIISRQVQKCIGRFFYETGLEFVGVNSSSFERMIRSALGTGQLGYKIPTCDELRGWILDEEVKEMQEYVTKIRDSWATTGCSILLDGWTDEKGRSLVNFLVNCPQGPIYLCTHDISSIVGDIDAIYMVLEGVIKDVGIENVIQVVADTTTGWAGTMQKEFSSRCKDVFWTVSASHCIALILENIGMIGSTRDIFDKAKVMTKFIHGHEAVLKLLRKHTLGHDLIKPSKIRSAMPFMTLENIVSKKQNLKDMFSSPEWNMSTWASRVEGKRVADLVEGRSFWTGAEMVLNAAMPLIGILNWIFEADEPLIGYIYETMDQVKETIKEEFNKKKPDYMPIWEVVDEIWNNVLHSPLHAAGYYLNPSLFYSSDFYPDFEVSSGLLSCLGQLVQSQPIKDLIIRQLEEYAHGKGSYQEGSSRTRRRNVPPAMWWSSYGENHPELQRFAVRILSQNCDGALSYSSFMQV; this is encoded by the exons atggATGCTGGGGGTAGTGGAACCATCAATGTTAATGATCATGGAACAGTTTTTTATAGTAAAAATAAATTCCAATGCAACTATTGTGGTAAGGTGGTGAGCGGTTCCACCCGTTTGAAGTACCATATCGGAGGAATCCGTGGCGACGTGTTACCATGTAATAGTGCTCCGGCTGATGTGAGGGAGCTGGTGAAAAACAATgtgattgaaagaaaaagagaaacttTTGGAAAGGAATTCGGGGAGCTGAATAACTCAGATCTTTCACGGAAGAGGAATTGTAAGCGTGGAGCTTCTCAAAATGCTGGTTTTCAGAATCGAAGCCAAGAGGTGTCGGAGTTGGAGTGTGAAGATAGTGCAGCAGTACATGTCTCTGTTACTAAACGAGGCAGAGGCGCACAACGAGGCGACAATGGGGAAACAAGAAGGGATATCATTTCGAGGCAAGTGCAAAAATGCATTGGTCGATTCTTCTATGAAACGGGGTTAGAATTTGTTGGTGTGAATTCGTCTTCCTTTGAGAGAATGATACGTTCTGCTCTTGGGACTGGTCAGCTGGGGTACAAGATACCGACCTGTGATGAGCTCAGAGGATGGATACTTGACGAAGAAGTGAAGGAGATGCAAGAGTATGTGACAAAGATTAGAGATTCATGGGCTACCACTGGATGTAGCATTTTGTTGGACGGATGGACTGATGAGAAGGGTCGAAGCCTTGTTAACTTTTTGGTCAATTGCCCTCAAGGCCCGATTTATCTTTGCACCCATGATATTTCCTCTATCGTTGGTGACATCGATGCCATATATATGGTACTTGAGGGAGTTATTAAGGATGTCGGGATTGAAAACGTGATTCAGGTTGTGGCGGATACTACAACTGGCTGGGCGGGTACAATGCAGAAGGAGTTCAGTAGTAGGTGCAAAGATGTGTTTTGGACCGTCAGTGCATCTCATTGCATTGCATTGATATTGGAGAATATTGGGATGATTGGCTCTACTAGAGATATATTTGATAAGGCCAAGGTTATGACAAAGTTCATTCATGGACACGAAGCGGTTTTGAAGCTTTTGAGGAAACATACGCTTGGCCACGACCTCATTAAGCCCTCGAAGATAAGGTCAGCAATGCCTTTTATGACTTTGGAGAACATTGTATCAAAAAAGCAAAACTTGAAAGACATGTTTTCCTCACCTGAGTGGAACATGTCAACCTGGGCTTCGCGAGTGGAGGGAAAAAGGGTAGCGGATTTAGTTGAGGGTCGCTCTTTCTGGACTGGAGCTGAGATGGTCCTGAACGCAGCTATGCCTCTCATTGGCATTCTAAACTGGATCTTTGAGGCTGACGAGCCGCTTATTGGGTACATATATGAAACAATGGATCAAGTAAAGGAGACAATTAAGGAAGAGTTCAACAAAAAGAAACCAGATTACATGCCAATCTGGGAAGttgttgatgagatatggaaCAATGTTCTCCACAGTCCTCTCCACGCGGCTGGCTATTATCTCAACCCAAGTCTCTTCTATTCAAGTGACTTTTATCCTGACTTCGAGGTTTCTTCTGGTCTTCTGAGCTGTCTTGGACAACTGGTCCAGAGTCAGCCAATCAAAGACTTAATTATCCGTCAATTGGAGGAGTATGCACACGGCAAAGGTAGTTATCAGGAGGGGAGTTCCAGAACTCGAAGAAGAAACGTTCCACCAG CTATGTGGTGGTCTAGTTATGGAGAAAATCATCCTGAACTGCAGAGGTTTGCGGTTCGAATTTTGAGTCAGAACTGCGATGGCGCTTTAAG TTACAGCAGTTTCATGCAGGTATGA
- the LOC137740535 gene encoding uncharacterized mitochondrial protein AtMg00810-like has protein sequence MTSKHPISSDLSPDYTPSTYLQASKHPHWRQAMQEEFNALIQTGIWSLVPVNLTQNLVGAKWVFRIKRKPDGTLIGTKLGLLPKASIDNKALIILRHLVQLPSLSLLGFFSLWLLSLIGFSINLMLAMPFCMLSSLFPVKDLGPLHYFLGIEVKRSSSGILLSQTKYILDLLSKAHMESSKPCVTPLSTTKLDHESSLLDKPEEYRSLVSGCSLDRRSTRGFCVYLGDSLISWSAKKQPTVARSSIEAEYRSLANTCS, from the exons ATGACAAGCAAGCATCCTATCTCTTCTGATTTATCTCCAGATTATACACCATCTACCTATCTTCAAGCCTCAAAACACCCTCATTGGAGGCAAGCAATGCAGGAAGAGTTCAATGCTCTCATTCAAACTGGCATTTGGTCTCTAGTTCCTGTTAATCTCACTCAGAACTTAGTTGGTGCAAAATGGGTGTTTAGAATCAAAAGAAAACCAGATGGTACATTGATAGGTACAAAGCTAGGTTTGTTGCCAAAGGCTTCCATCGACAACAAGGCATTGATTATACTGAGACATTTAGTCCAGTTGCCAAGCCTATCACTATTAGGCTTCTTCTCACTTTGGCTCTTAAGTTTGATTGGTTTCTCAATCAACTTGATGTTAGCAATGCCTTTCTGCATG CTCAGTTCTTTATTCCCTGTCAAAGATCTTGGTCCTCTTCATTACTTCCTTGGTATTGAAGTCAAGAGGTCATCATCTGGTATACTCCTCTCTCAAACCAAGTATATTCTCGATCTCCTCTCCAAGGCGCATATGGAAAGTTCAAAACCTTGTGTCACTCCACTTAGTACAACTAAATTGGATCATGAATCTTCTTTGCTTGATAAACCTGAGGAATATAGGTCTTTGGTTAGTG GTTGTAGTCTTGATAGACGCTCTACTAGGGGGTTTTGTGTCTATTTAGGAGACTCGCTTATAAGCTGGAGTGCCAAGAAACAGCCTACTGTGGCTCGGTCATCGATAGAAGCTGAATATCGATCATTGGCTAACACATGCAGCTGA